Genomic segment of Paenibacillus sp. FSL R5-0912:
GAATCGAGCGCCGTGAGGAGTTTCTCTTCTGCCGTGACCTCGGCATGGATCTGGGGCAGGGGTATCTCTTCGGGAAGCCGGAAGAGAAGCCGCCGGCACATTTCGGATTCAGTGCCTGAATTAGCAAGATCCATTCTCCCCGGAGCGCAGCCCTGAACACTGCCTGTTTCCGGGGATTTGTTATGTTACTTGAAGGAGAGAGGGGAGAAATTCTGCGTGGGTGTTACAGTACTATATGTAGAAGATGACCGTGAGATAGGCAACGCAGTATCAGCGGATCTGCGGGAACGGGAGTATGCTGTCCGCTGGCTGGAGAGCGGAGAAGGCGCGCTGGAAGCGGCTGAGGGCTGCCAACTGGTGATACTGGATGTGATGCTTCCGGGACTTGACGGGTTCACCGTTGGTCAACGGCTGAAGCGGGCCTATCCGGAGCTGCCGATCCTGATGCTCTCGGCTCGCACCTCTATTGACGATAAGCTACAGGGACTGGATTTCGCCGATGATTATCTGACCAAGCCGTTTCATCCCGATGAGCTGGCGGCCAGAATGGAGGTCCTCTTAAGAAGAAGCGGCACTGCTGCACCTGCTCCCATAATGCTTAAGCATCTGGTGGTCAGGCCGGGCAGCAGTGTAGTTATGGAAGCTGCGAGCGGGCGGGAGATTATGCTTACCGGCAAGCAGTTCCAGATCTTCTCTTACCTGCTGCGGCATCTTGGGCAGGTTCTGACTAAGGAGCAGATTTATGAAGCCGTCTGGGGCGAAAGCTATATTGAAGGCGACAAGACACTTATGGTACATATCCGTTATCTGCGCGAGAAGCTGGAGCTTGATCCGGCTGCGCCGGAGATTATTGAGACGGTCAGGGGTATCGGTTACCGGGTGAGAGGATGAAGGGGTTAAGGCGGTTCCAATCTCTGCGCCGTTCCCTGCTCTTCCGTTATCTGCTTATTATTCTGGCTGCGCTGTTGTTCATTCCTGTTATTGTTCCAATCACTATCACACTGTATAGCATCTTCGGTGGATTCACCCGTGAAGACACTCCTAAGGAGTATGCCCTGTATTCCAGTGTTGGCAAGCTGGAACTCATGTGGCATGACGAAGCGCGTAAGCTGCTCGGCCAGCCGCCGGAGGGTATCACTCAGCGGCTCCGGTCATTGAGCGAAACCTATCATCTGGCCAGAATATTCTGGGTAGATAACGAGGGTAGAACACAACTGATCACGGAGCCCTCAGGTCCCCCGCTGCTGCAGGGCGGATACTCCGTCAAGGAAGTACCCTCCTATTGGACAGCCGTAGAGGCGGTGTCCTTCATGAAGGACAGCACGGCGCTTAAACCGCTGGCGATTGTTGCTTTTGTAGGGGATCAGGCTGAAGCCGGAGAAGGCTTCATGGTCATGCAGATTCCCGAAGAAATCAAGAATGCAAAATATGCCGCAGGCCTGGACAAATGGTATTCGATTGCAATACTGGGGTTCTTAATAGCCTTCGTGGTTAGCTCTTGGCTCTTCTTCATTATGATCCGCAGAAGGCTGCTGCGGCTACAGACCGCCATGGTTTTTACCGGGCGTGAAGGCCTGCCCCAGTTGGTTCCTCCGGGCAAGCCTGATGAAATCGGGCGGCTTGAGGAGGCATTCAATACGATGGTGACAGAGCTTGCCGCCAGCCGCTCCAGAGAGACAGAAGAAGAGGGCCTGCGCAAGCGCCTGGTTGCCAACCTGTCACATGATCTGCGGACTCCGCTGACCGTGATCCGCAGCCATCTGCATGTGCTGGGCAAGGAGGATTTATCGGCGCGCGGCCAGGAATCCCTTGAGCTGATGGATCAGCGGATTGAGAGTCTCGGAGGGCTGATTGACAATCTGCTGGCCTATAATCTGCTGAACAGCGGGCGGATGACGCTCAAGCTGGAGCGGAAGGATGTGCTGAGACTGCTGCGGGAGACCGCTGCGGCCTGGTATCCGCTATGGGAGAAAGAGGGGTATCAGATTGAGATTGATCTGGAAGCAGCGCCGCTCTACTGGAATGTTGATGTCAGCTGGTTCCGCAGGGTGCTTGACAATTTGTTTCAGAATATTCTGCGTCATGCGCGCAGCGGTCTGTATGTAGGGATATTTACAGAGATCCGCGGCGGTAACCGTGTCCTTGTAATCTCGGACCATGGCGGCGGCCTGGACGGGAGTACCGATTCCAAAGGGGCGGGCCTTGGCCTGTCCATTGTTGATCTGCTGCTGAAGCGGATGGAGCTGGAATGGAGTATGGAGAGTACGGGGCAGGGCACCGAGATTACAATCTGGAAGCGGCTGCCGGACCGGATAATTTTAAACAAAATTTAAACTTGCTGCTTCCGCGCTTTTAACCTTGGGACGTTATGCTGAATACCGAGGTGAAGAGAATGAAGGATACAGTAATAGAAACAAGAGATCTGCTTA
This window contains:
- a CDS encoding response regulator transcription factor, with the translated sequence MGVTVLYVEDDREIGNAVSADLREREYAVRWLESGEGALEAAEGCQLVILDVMLPGLDGFTVGQRLKRAYPELPILMLSARTSIDDKLQGLDFADDYLTKPFHPDELAARMEVLLRRSGTAAPAPIMLKHLVVRPGSSVVMEAASGREIMLTGKQFQIFSYLLRHLGQVLTKEQIYEAVWGESYIEGDKTLMVHIRYLREKLELDPAAPEIIETVRGIGYRVRG
- a CDS encoding sensor histidine kinase, whose protein sequence is MKGLRRFQSLRRSLLFRYLLIILAALLFIPVIVPITITLYSIFGGFTREDTPKEYALYSSVGKLELMWHDEARKLLGQPPEGITQRLRSLSETYHLARIFWVDNEGRTQLITEPSGPPLLQGGYSVKEVPSYWTAVEAVSFMKDSTALKPLAIVAFVGDQAEAGEGFMVMQIPEEIKNAKYAAGLDKWYSIAILGFLIAFVVSSWLFFIMIRRRLLRLQTAMVFTGREGLPQLVPPGKPDEIGRLEEAFNTMVTELAASRSRETEEEGLRKRLVANLSHDLRTPLTVIRSHLHVLGKEDLSARGQESLELMDQRIESLGGLIDNLLAYNLLNSGRMTLKLERKDVLRLLRETAAAWYPLWEKEGYQIEIDLEAAPLYWNVDVSWFRRVLDNLFQNILRHARSGLYVGIFTEIRGGNRVLVISDHGGGLDGSTDSKGAGLGLSIVDLLLKRMELEWSMESTGQGTEITIWKRLPDRIILNKI